From a single Notolabrus celidotus isolate fNotCel1 chromosome 7, fNotCel1.pri, whole genome shotgun sequence genomic region:
- the LOC117815490 gene encoding basement membrane-specific heparan sulfate proteoglycan core protein-like, which produces MTGLFLYFRFTESHSACVSAVSGQAPVVSVEPRTSTVRQGESVSFRCQVGSGARPIQVEWKRANNQALQENVKVGPGGAVLTVANSRPVNQGQYRCVASNSAGRGTATAVLNVKYAPKVRLTPAGPLRVRMGDPVSVECRATGRPRPKTTWKRQGSTLQYVTQDINDVNTIQWAAMHPEDSGVYICQAESSEGVTEVKIDVVVEGGLGAPVASVSSTEVTAVDGHTVTMSCVASGSPSPVISWSKLRAPLPWKHTMAGGVLTLTSVGRQDSGQYICNATNIHGYSEAYVQMEVESPPYTTSLPDQVRLQPGDTLQVQCLAHGSHPISFEWTRVGRQSLPAGAESTRDGQLLIAHVKQSDSGTYKCVATNHIGSSEALAKVVIKA; this is translated from the exons ATGACTggactttttttgtattttcg GTTCACTGAGTCGcactctgcatgtgtgtctgcagtgtctGGTCAGGCTCCCGTCGTCTCGGTGGAGCCCCGGACATCCACAGTGCGCCAAGGGGAGTCGGTCAGCTTCAGGTGCCAAGTGGGGAGTGGAGCACGGCCGATCCAAGTGGAGTGGAAGAGAGCCAATAACCAAGCTCTGCAAG AAAACGTGAAAGTCGGTCCAGGAGGCGCAGTGCTCACTGTTGCTAACTCTCGTCCTGTAAACCAGGGACAATACCGCTGTGTGGCCAGCAACTCTGCAGGCCGAGGCACCGCCACAGCTGTGCTGAATGTCAAAT aTGCTCCTAAGGTGCGGCTGACACCAGCAGGGCCCCTGCGGGTCAGGATGGGGGACCCTGTGTCGGTGGAGTGTCGTGCCACAGGCAGGCCGCGCCCCAAGACGACCTGGAAACGCCAAGGATCCACCCTGCAGTATGTTACCCAGGACATAAATGATGTCAACACAATACAG TGGGCTGCAATGCACCCGGAGGACTCTGGGGTTTATATCTGCCAGGCTGAAAGCTCTGAGGGGGTGACGGAGGTCAAGATTGACGTGGTAGTAGAGGGAGGGCTTGGTGCACCTGTGGCTTCAGTGAGCTCTACAGAGGTCACAGCGGTGGACGGACACACAGTCACCATGTCGTGTGTGGCCAGCG GTTCTCCGTCACCTGTCATCTCTTGGTCCAAGCTGCGAGCACCCTtgccgtggaaacacacaatgGCTGGGGGAGTTTTGACACTGACCAGCGTGGGGCGCCAAGATTCAGGACAATACATCTGCAATGCAACCAACATACACGGCTACAGTGAGGCATACGTGCAGATGGAGGTGGAGA GTCCTCCATACACCACCTCCCTGCCTGATCAGGTGAGGCTCCAGCCTGGAGACACCCTGCAGGTTCAGTGTCTGGCTCACGGCTCTCATCCCATCAGCTTTGAGTGGACCCGGGTGGGCCGACAGAGTCTGCCTGCAGGAGCAGAGAGCACCAGGGATGGACAGCTGCTCATAGCTCACGTTAAACAGAGTGACAGCGGCACCTACAAATGTGTGGCCACCAATCACATCGGCTCCAGTGAGGCCCTGGCCAAAGTGGTCATTAAAG CCTGA